A window of the Meiothermus sp. CFH 77666 genome harbors these coding sequences:
- a CDS encoding helix-turn-helix domain-containing protein, producing the protein MLNEKLVFSVPELAQTLGVHKNHVYNMISRGELRVVRLGRVVRIPRVELERLGLLARQTPAGPGGE; encoded by the coding sequence ATGCTTAACGAAAAGCTGGTTTTTAGCGTCCCTGAGCTTGCTCAGACGCTTGGAGTACATAAAAACCATGTGTACAACATGATTTCTCGCGGTGAACTGCGTGTGGTGCGGCTGGGGCGCGTTGTGCGTATCCCCAGAGTAGAACTCGAGCGCTTGGGCCTGCTGGCAAGGCAAACCCCCGCCGGGCCGGGCGGGGAGTAG